One stretch of Caloenas nicobarica isolate bCalNic1 chromosome 2, bCalNic1.hap1, whole genome shotgun sequence DNA includes these proteins:
- the SEC61B gene encoding protein transport protein Sec61 subunit beta isoform X3, with protein MPGPNPSATSVGSSGRSPSKAVAPRAAGSTVRQRKNASCGTRSAGRATSTGTGGMWRFYTEDSPGLKVGPVPVLVMSLLFIASVFMLHIWGKYTRS; from the exons ATG CCCGGGCCCAACCCCAGCGCTACGAGCGTCGGCTCCTCCGGCCGCTCCCCCAGCAAGGCCGTGGCTCCCCGCGCCGCGGGCTCCACCGTCCGGCAGAG GAAGAACGCCAGCTGCGGGACAAGAAGCGCAGGCCGTGCCACTTCCACAGGCACTGGTGGGATGTGGCGATTCTACACTGAGGACTCTCCAGGGCTCAAAGT tggGCCTGTTCCAGTTTTGGTCATGAGTCttctttttattgcttctgtGTTTATGCTGCACATTTGGGGTAAATACACTCGTTCATAG